The following proteins are co-located in the Frigidibacter mobilis genome:
- a CDS encoding cell division protein FtsX, whose protein sequence is MKRYLVLARAFLASDLQSDRVVPPSGFTARLTVFSAGAMAFLAVFALALSFAAGRLSDRWSDALAQSATIRVSAPQDQIDRQVSAVMTVLETTPGIASARKLPPEETQALLAPWFGPDLPVETLPIPALIELVEGGGGFDAEGLRLRLQAEAPGAVLDDHDRWRRPLVAAAGRMKLLAAGSLLLIGAATAAMITLAAQAALAANGQVIRVLRLVGARDAYIARAFVRRFTLRAAGGAAVGAALAMIAVALIPAGDDGGGFLTGLSFEGGEWIWPVLLPLMAAGVAFAATRAAALRALKGLM, encoded by the coding sequence GTGAAACGCTATCTTGTGCTGGCACGCGCCTTCCTGGCCTCGGACCTGCAATCGGACCGGGTGGTGCCACCCTCCGGCTTTACCGCGCGGCTGACGGTGTTTTCGGCGGGGGCGATGGCCTTCCTGGCGGTGTTCGCGTTGGCGCTGTCCTTTGCGGCGGGCCGGCTGTCGGACCGCTGGTCCGACGCGCTCGCGCAATCGGCCACCATCCGGGTCTCGGCGCCGCAGGACCAGATCGACCGGCAGGTCAGCGCGGTGATGACGGTGCTGGAGACGACGCCGGGCATCGCCTCGGCCCGGAAATTGCCGCCCGAGGAAACGCAGGCGCTGCTGGCGCCGTGGTTCGGGCCGGATCTGCCGGTGGAAACGCTGCCGATCCCGGCACTGATCGAACTGGTCGAGGGCGGCGGCGGGTTCGATGCCGAGGGGCTGCGGCTGCGCCTGCAGGCCGAGGCGCCGGGCGCGGTGCTGGACGACCATGACCGCTGGCGGCGGCCCTTGGTCGCGGCTGCGGGGCGGATGAAGCTGCTGGCGGCGGGATCCCTGCTGCTGATCGGGGCGGCGACGGCGGCGATGATTACCCTGGCGGCGCAGGCGGCGCTGGCGGCAAATGGGCAGGTGATCCGGGTGCTGCGCCTGGTGGGCGCACGCGACGCCTATATCGCGCGCGCCTTTGTGCGCCGCTTCACCCTGCGGGCGGCGGGCGGCGCTGCCGTGGGCGCGGCGCTGGCGATGATCGCCGTGGCGCTGATCCCGGCGGGGGATGATGGCGGCGGGTTCCTCACGGGGCTCAGCTTCGAGGGAGGCGAATGGATCTGGCCGGTGCTGCTGCCACTGATGGCGGCGGGCGTGGCCTTTGCCGCCACGCGCGCCGCGGCGCTGCGGGCACTGAAGGGGCTGATGTGA